In Paramisgurnus dabryanus chromosome 7, PD_genome_1.1, whole genome shotgun sequence, the following are encoded in one genomic region:
- the LOC135751907 gene encoding uncharacterized protein produces the protein MHTGADLRIYDESHTEIEQDLLGELLEADPKSTLIIEDLSKVCVSEEAASSCTDTQSITSPSSSELHVPSGRCTKKSKMSEQSDEFGATSAKEMVLTAIKEKSKGDDILEEYKATNTLSNEMRRALVNILVGHMTEKHGRIPPVQQREQYALGIVTLFPSLKDPFSKKGYEHFYDAASGSGYLAWRLKTVLRNTRRTEKTEPTSLQGGPKVKSAISLEQQLDGDAALEAISLLAHTGVESTIFEKMRQTFRHRQELVQNADTATDVLKTFPRFLDTKGLVNQDFELLFNLDTSSKLMEKWDRTLKPKIIQEAKNLTQTPAVQRFLLSAEKSSEKANSAWDSDLSTLLLLVHLLPPSAGRKMAAKISATNAADKLVLFHKSCCSIDEHLGKVQSHQPYLLAVGRSQDEIDNYYIALDSKLIPCQTASSLGALDELFKVHYVFNISYDNALDNFYTFLQTTVYNIDVGKTKESPRVKELRAKFLNNT, from the exons ATGCACACTGGAGCAGACTTGCGGATATATGATGAATCCCACACCGAGATTGAACAAGACCTTTTAGGAGAGTTGCTTGAAGCAGACCCAAAATCAACGTTAATCATTGAAGACCTTAGTAaag tttgtgtgtCAGAGGAAGCAGCCAGCTCCTGCACAGATACGCAGTCAATTACAAGTCCTTCATCTAGTGAACTTCATGTGCCCTCTGGAAGATGTACCAAGAAATCCAAAATGTCAGAGCAGAGTGATGAATTTGGGGCAACATCAGCTAAGGAG ATGGTTCTTACtgccataaaagaaaaatctaaagGAGATGACATTCTTGAAGAGTACAAGGCCACCAACACCTTGTCAAATGAGATGAGAAGAGCTCTTGTCAACATATTGGTGGGACATATGACCGAGAAACATGG GAGGATTCCACCTGTACAGCAGAGAGAGCAATATGCCCTTGGAATAGTGACTTTGTTTCCGTCATTGAAAGACCCATTTTCTAAGAAGGGATAT GAGCACTTCTACGATGCTGCAAGTGGGAGTGGATATCTTGCTTGGCGTCTAAAGACTGTCCTTAGAAACACTCGTCGCACTGAAAAAACTGAGCCTACATCTCTACAAGGTGGTCCAAAGGTCAAGAGCGCTATTAGCTTAGAACAACAACTTGATGGCGATGCTGCTTTGGAGGCCATTTCGCTTCTCGCTCATACAGGAGTTGAATCAACTATTTTTGAGAAGATGAGACAGACATTTCGTCATCGCCAGGAACTTGTTCAAAATGCAGATACAGCAACAGATGTTTTAAAAACCTTCCCAAGGTTTTTAGATACCAAAGGATTG GTGAATCAAGATTTTGAACTTCTCTTCAATTTGGACACATCTTCAAAGTTAATGGAAAAGTGGGACAGAACCTTAAAGCCAAAAATTATCCAGGAAGCGAAAAACTTGACTCAGACCCCTGCTGTTCAGCGTTTTCTTTTGTCAGCTGAGAAATCCTCAGAAAAAGCCAATTCAG CCTGGGACAGTGATTTGTCTACGCTGCTGCTGCTTGTTCACCTTCTTCCACCATCTGCTGGGCGGAAGATGGCTGCAAAAATAAGTGCCACCAATGCAGCTGACAAACTTGTTCTGTTTCATAAG TCATGTTGCAGCATTGATGAGCATCTAGGGAAAGTTCAAAGTCACCAACCATATCTTCTAGCTGTGGGGAGGAGTCAAGACGAGATTGACAACTACTACATTGCTCTGGATAGTAAACTTATACCATGTCAAACAGCTAGTTCTCTGGGTGCTTTGGATGAGCTCTTCAAAGTGCACTATGTTTTTAACATTTCCTATGACAATGCTCTCGACAACTTCTACACATTTCTGCAGACCACTGTCTATAACATAGATGTTGGGAAAACAAAAGAGTCTCCACGAGTGAAAGAGCTGCGAGCCAAATTCCTGAATAACACCTAA